From one Desulfurobacterium thermolithotrophum DSM 11699 genomic stretch:
- a CDS encoding chemotaxis protein — translation MARKKELLPKILETGANELEIIDFRMYEVLEDGETYEWILGVNVAKVKEVIFKPKDIIKAPGLPPEAEGLAKIRGQMIPIISLAKWMKIKEPSGAGKYVIVMEFLRETVGVIVHEAKRIRRIRWADIKRPPKSIDEKLGGKVVGVVEIEDNKLLLLLDFEGILDELGMIKIFGMEELEKVEGIEKKGHFKILILDDSPVARKIIRKILENDGHTVFEAQNGIEALQMLHKWLEEAKTTGRDITDYVQLIISDIEMPGMDGLTFTRKVKEDTEFSKIPVIINTSLSDRANVDKSRFVGADAHLVKFDAPDLVKLVHQHVISK, via the coding sequence ATGGCAAGGAAGAAAGAGCTTCTACCCAAAATATTAGAGACAGGAGCAAATGAGTTAGAAATTATTGATTTTAGAATGTATGAAGTTCTTGAAGATGGAGAAACTTATGAATGGATATTAGGTGTAAACGTAGCAAAAGTTAAGGAAGTAATATTTAAGCCAAAAGACATTATCAAAGCTCCTGGTCTACCTCCTGAAGCAGAAGGTCTTGCAAAAATTAGAGGACAAATGATTCCTATTATAAGCCTTGCTAAGTGGATGAAGATAAAAGAGCCATCTGGTGCAGGTAAGTATGTGATTGTTATGGAGTTTCTAAGAGAAACTGTTGGGGTTATTGTCCATGAAGCGAAGAGGATAAGGAGAATAAGGTGGGCAGATATAAAAAGGCCTCCTAAGAGCATAGATGAGAAGCTGGGTGGAAAAGTTGTAGGTGTAGTTGAGATTGAAGACAATAAGCTGTTACTTCTTCTTGATTTTGAAGGAATTCTTGATGAACTTGGAATGATAAAGATATTTGGAATGGAAGAATTGGAAAAGGTAGAAGGAATTGAGAAGAAAGGTCATTTCAAGATTCTTATCCTTGACGATAGTCCAGTAGCACGTAAGATAATCCGCAAAATTCTTGAAAATGATGGGCACACAGTTTTTGAGGCACAGAACGGAATAGAAGCTCTTCAGATGCTTCACAAATGGCTTGAGGAAGCAAAAACTACAGGAAGAGATATTACAGATTATGTACAACTCATTATTTCAGATATCGAAATGCCTGGAATGGACGGACTAACATTTACTAGAAAAGTAAAAGAAGATACAGAATTTTCAAAAATACCTGTTATAATTAATACCTCTTTAAGCGACAGAGCTAATGTTGATAAGAGTAGATTTGTAGGAGCAGATGCTCATCTGGTAAAATTTGATGCTCCAGATTTGGTAAAGCTGGTTCACCAACATGTTATTAGCAAGTAA
- a CDS encoding YlxR family protein, translating to MRTCVGCKVKDETDKFIRYVEFEGKPLPDIARKLPGRGFNICPNFNCIKNFVKKRFKNKVSPEEVYEYTVKALKDYFLHLLSLSHKTGVTVIGQDNIKRLGEREGTLILALDLSEKTKKRLMKSSYLIVDNVFTSLEIGNALRKDRTIGAVFVERAGIGRKLREIGEKLQKLINSRR from the coding sequence ATGAGAACATGTGTGGGATGTAAAGTGAAGGATGAAACAGATAAGTTTATAAGATACGTTGAATTTGAAGGAAAGCCTCTGCCTGATATAGCTAGAAAGCTTCCAGGTAGGGGCTTTAATATTTGTCCAAACTTTAACTGTATTAAAAATTTTGTTAAAAAAAGATTCAAAAATAAGGTTTCTCCGGAAGAAGTTTACGAGTACACAGTAAAGGCTCTAAAAGATTACTTCCTCCATTTACTTTCTTTGTCGCACAAAACTGGAGTTACCGTTATAGGACAGGATAACATTAAAAGACTTGGAGAAAGAGAAGGAACTCTTATACTTGCCTTAGATTTAAGCGAGAAAACAAAAAAGAGATTAATGAAGTCCTCTTATCTTATTGTAGATAATGTTTTTACTTCTCTTGAAATTGGTAATGCTCTTAGAAAAGATAGAACAATTGGTGCTGTTTTTGTTGAAAGGGCAGGGATTGGAAGAAAATTAAGAGAAATAGGTGAAAAACTTCAAAAACTTATAAATTCCAGGAGATAA
- a CDS encoding chemotaxis protein CheW, translated as MNEKINEEMNIVGVEDLIGEIKEKEIQVIAFRLKDELVSVPIEQVVEITNNRDITPVPKAPSYVIGVMNLRGKIVPVINLKEHLGIKDEIPEDVYTKNKIVIVETPKGEVGIIVDEIVGSIKFLEGDVLPEPIGTIGIDVKYISGVVQLEGELLIILNIESIFNQEV; from the coding sequence ATGAATGAAAAAATAAATGAAGAAATGAATATTGTTGGTGTTGAGGATCTCATAGGAGAGATTAAAGAAAAAGAGATTCAAGTTATTGCTTTTAGGCTAAAAGATGAGCTGGTTAGTGTTCCTATAGAGCAGGTTGTTGAAATAACAAACAATAGAGATATAACCCCTGTTCCAAAAGCTCCTAGTTACGTTATTGGAGTAATGAATCTAAGGGGAAAGATTGTTCCTGTTATCAACCTTAAAGAACATTTAGGAATAAAAGATGAAATTCCTGAAGATGTATACACAAAAAATAAAATAGTTATAGTTGAAACGCCTAAAGGAGAAGTTGGAATAATAGTTGATGAAATTGTAGGTTCGATTAAGTTTCTGGAAGGAGATGTTCTTCCTGAACCAATAGGAACTATAGGAATTGACGTTAAATATATCTCTGGAGTTGTTCAATTAGAAGGAGAACTTTTAATAATTCTTAACATTGAATCGATTTTTAATCAGGAGGTCTAA
- a CDS encoding GGDEF domain-containing protein: MIEKVKVNLLFNYLEELTRKYEETFELKERLLKELKEKAMYDSLTGTYNRHILLDFLEKELKRLERTKKGKIYFVFMDLDKFKLVNDVYGHKKGDEVLKKVAKIIKDSFREYDIVSRFGGDEFVVVVKDDSGKSLNSILQRIKEKIESAFSSYGISISYGVAVAPDEGLNSNTLLQLADKRMYEMKKKKRRENEEKNL, encoded by the coding sequence ATGATTGAAAAAGTAAAAGTAAATCTTTTGTTTAATTACTTGGAAGAACTTACCAGAAAATATGAGGAAACTTTTGAACTTAAAGAAAGACTTTTAAAAGAACTCAAAGAAAAAGCAATGTACGATTCTCTCACTGGCACTTACAATCGCCATATTTTACTTGATTTTCTTGAGAAAGAGCTTAAACGGCTTGAGAGAACAAAAAAAGGAAAAATTTATTTTGTTTTTATGGATTTAGACAAATTTAAGTTAGTTAATGATGTTTATGGACATAAAAAAGGAGACGAAGTTTTAAAAAAAGTAGCTAAGATAATAAAAGATAGCTTTAGAGAGTACGATATAGTTTCTCGATTTGGGGGAGATGAGTTTGTTGTAGTAGTAAAAGATGATTCTGGGAAAAGTTTAAATTCTATTCTTCAAAGAATAAAAGAAAAGATAGAATCTGCCTTTTCTTCTTACGGTATATCTATAAGTTATGGCGTAGCTGTTGCTCCCGATGAAGGACTTAATTCTAATACACTACTTCAGTTAGCTGATAAAAGAATGTATGAAATGAAAAAGAAAAAGAGGAGAGAAAATGAAGAAAAAAACTTATAA
- the lepA gene encoding translation elongation factor 4, whose protein sequence is MNQELIRNFCIIAHIDHGKSTLADRLLEFTGTVSKRELKEQMLDTLELERERGITIKLNAVRMNYEASDGKTYTMHLIDTPGHVDFTYEVSRSLSACEGALLVIDATQGIEAQTIANFFLALDAGLEIIPVINKIDLPSANVEWVKEQIADVLGLDPDDAILASAKEGIGIKEILEAIVKKVPPPSGDVNKPLKALIFDSFYDNYKGVIPFIRVYDGEIKPGMRIKLMSNNKEFEVVEVGTQSPNMIKLDSLKAGEVGWLAANIKNIEDTQVGDTITNAENPTKEPCPGFRPAKPMVFAGLYPIDSDRYEDLKEALEKLKLNDAALFFEPETSAALGFGFRCGFLGLLHMEVIKERLEREFGLELIATAPSVVYKVYLSDGTVIDVQNPAEMPPKEKIERIEEPYISASIITPAEYVGSIMQLCQDRRGIQTGFTYLDENRVELRYDMPLSEILFDFFDKLKSVSRGYASFDYELAGYKPSELVKLDILINGKPVDALSVIVHESKAYQRGRQLVDKLKEIIPRQLFEVAIQAAIGNKIIARSNVKALRKDVLAKCYGGDVTRKKKLLEKQKEGKKKMKMLGKVEVPQEAFLAVLKVE, encoded by the coding sequence ATGAATCAGGAGCTCATAAGGAATTTTTGCATAATTGCTCATATAGATCACGGAAAATCAACTCTTGCAGATAGACTTTTAGAGTTTACCGGTACTGTTTCAAAAAGAGAACTAAAGGAACAGATGCTTGATACTCTCGAGCTTGAAAGAGAAAGAGGTATTACCATTAAACTTAACGCTGTTCGGATGAACTATGAAGCTAGTGATGGTAAAACTTATACTATGCACCTAATAGACACTCCAGGACACGTTGACTTTACCTATGAAGTTTCTAGAAGTCTTTCTGCTTGCGAAGGAGCTCTTCTTGTTATAGATGCAACTCAAGGTATTGAAGCTCAAACAATTGCTAATTTCTTTTTGGCTCTTGATGCTGGTCTTGAAATAATTCCTGTGATAAACAAGATAGATCTTCCAAGTGCGAACGTTGAATGGGTAAAAGAACAAATTGCAGATGTTTTAGGACTTGACCCAGACGATGCAATATTAGCATCAGCTAAAGAAGGAATTGGAATAAAGGAAATACTAGAAGCTATTGTAAAAAAAGTTCCGCCACCATCTGGAGATGTAAATAAACCATTAAAAGCACTAATTTTTGATTCTTTTTATGATAACTATAAAGGAGTTATTCCGTTTATTAGGGTATACGATGGAGAAATTAAACCTGGTATGAGAATAAAACTAATGTCAAACAATAAAGAGTTTGAGGTAGTAGAAGTTGGAACTCAGTCTCCGAACATGATAAAGCTTGATAGTCTTAAGGCAGGAGAAGTAGGTTGGTTGGCGGCTAACATTAAAAATATTGAAGATACGCAGGTTGGAGACACTATTACTAATGCAGAAAATCCGACAAAGGAACCTTGTCCAGGATTTAGACCAGCTAAACCTATGGTGTTTGCAGGTCTTTATCCTATAGATTCAGATAGATATGAAGATCTAAAAGAGGCACTTGAAAAACTCAAATTAAATGATGCAGCTCTTTTCTTTGAGCCTGAAACTTCGGCAGCTCTTGGTTTCGGGTTTAGATGTGGCTTTTTAGGACTTCTTCATATGGAAGTAATAAAAGAAAGACTTGAAAGGGAGTTTGGTTTAGAGCTTATTGCAACTGCTCCAAGCGTTGTTTATAAGGTTTACCTTAGTGACGGAACTGTTATTGATGTTCAAAACCCTGCTGAAATGCCACCAAAAGAAAAAATAGAAAGAATAGAAGAGCCATATATTTCAGCTTCAATTATTACTCCTGCTGAGTATGTTGGTTCAATCATGCAGCTTTGCCAGGATAGAAGAGGTATACAGACAGGGTTTACTTACCTTGATGAAAATAGGGTTGAGCTTAGATACGATATGCCACTTTCGGAAATTCTCTTTGATTTCTTTGACAAGCTAAAGTCAGTTTCTCGTGGTTATGCTTCTTTTGACTATGAACTTGCTGGGTATAAACCTTCAGAGCTTGTAAAACTTGATATTCTCATAAATGGAAAACCCGTAGACGCTCTTTCTGTTATTGTTCATGAAAGTAAAGCTTACCAGAGAGGAAGACAGCTTGTTGATAAACTTAAGGAAATTATTCCAAGACAGCTTTTTGAAGTTGCTATTCAAGCTGCAATTGGAAATAAAATAATTGCTCGTTCAAATGTTAAAGCGCTTAGAAAGGATGTTCTTGCTAAATGTTATGGTGGTGACGTAACGCGTAAGAAAAAGCTTCTTGAAAAGCAGAAAGAAGGTAAAAAGAAAATGAAAATGCTTGGAAAAGTAGAAGTTCCTCAAGAAGCTTTCTTAGCTGTTTTGAAGGTGGAATAG
- a CDS encoding MBL fold metallo-hydrolase, whose translation MGNYFISPDLDLRKDTVLFDNGKHMVIYLGSRGVASSNEAVDVLSYLIVNNNEAILIDPGGYHLFPLLVANVTKYISLEKIKYIYFCHQDPDVCGSLPMWKDVCPKGKIVIGELWTRFLPHFGVEDMESSVHPIPMEGGHLNLGRVPLEIIPAHYMHSPNHFSIYDPVSKFLFTGDIGIALGDIDYLVVKDWMEHMDKMYIPHRILMCSNKVTRGWAERIKNLEIKAILPQHGAIIPEQFVKYFLRFMENIKCGVDLV comes from the coding sequence ATGGGAAACTATTTTATTTCTCCTGATTTAGATTTACGGAAAGATACTGTTTTGTTTGATAATGGAAAGCATATGGTAATTTACCTTGGTAGTAGAGGAGTAGCTTCAAGTAATGAAGCAGTTGATGTTCTTTCTTATTTAATAGTTAATAATAATGAAGCTATTCTTATTGATCCAGGAGGTTATCATTTATTTCCTTTACTTGTAGCCAATGTTACTAAATATATTTCTCTTGAAAAAATTAAATATATCTATTTCTGTCATCAAGATCCTGATGTATGTGGCTCTCTCCCTATGTGGAAAGATGTTTGTCCTAAAGGGAAAATAGTCATCGGAGAACTTTGGACGAGATTTCTTCCACATTTTGGGGTTGAAGATATGGAAAGTTCTGTACATCCAATTCCTATGGAAGGTGGTCATCTTAATCTTGGAAGGGTTCCCTTAGAAATTATTCCTGCTCATTATATGCATTCTCCTAATCATTTTTCTATCTATGATCCTGTTTCTAAGTTTCTTTTTACAGGAGATATAGGAATAGCTTTAGGAGATATTGATTATCTGGTTGTAAAAGATTGGATGGAACATATGGATAAAATGTATATTCCTCATAGAATCTTAATGTGTAGTAATAAAGTTACAAGAGGATGGGCTGAAAGAATCAAAAATTTAGAGATAAAGGCAATACTTCCTCAACATGGAGCAATAATTCCTGAACAGTTTGTTAAATACTTCTTAAGATTTATGGAGAATATAAAGTGCGGGGTAGATCTGGTTTAG
- a CDS encoding FIST C-terminal domain-containing protein, with protein MEDGKRFPGYLFTDRKFIEEGFVILSFENVLAEVGISTGTFKRGPIYTITLGKGFKIYELDGRPAGYLPKTLLKNIDGERLEYLWYTPFIIIDDKGNHHAVRTFKGFTDEYIEVWAPIKEGQKVKLSFLIPEEILKDTEKTARRLKATIKTADLCLNFSCTARQYTLEDKAEEELIIYGSVVNAPLFGFFTHGEITLNPNSNKKKLEIHNQTSVGVALKEI; from the coding sequence ATGGAAGATGGAAAAAGATTTCCAGGATACCTGTTTACTGATCGTAAGTTTATAGAAGAAGGTTTTGTAATACTGAGTTTTGAAAATGTTTTAGCAGAAGTTGGAATATCAACAGGAACATTTAAAAGAGGACCTATTTATACAATTACTTTAGGAAAAGGTTTTAAAATTTATGAACTTGATGGTAGACCTGCAGGTTATTTACCCAAGACTCTTCTTAAAAATATTGATGGAGAGAGATTAGAATACTTATGGTATACGCCTTTTATTATAATTGACGATAAGGGAAATCATCATGCTGTTAGAACTTTTAAAGGTTTTACAGATGAGTACATAGAGGTATGGGCACCTATAAAAGAAGGACAAAAAGTTAAGCTTTCATTCCTTATACCTGAAGAAATATTGAAAGATACAGAAAAAACAGCAAGAAGACTTAAGGCAACAATTAAGACAGCTGATTTATGTCTTAATTTTTCCTGTACCGCAAGACAATACACCTTAGAAGATAAAGCAGAAGAAGAACTAATAATCTATGGAAGTGTAGTTAATGCTCCTCTTTTTGGTTTTTTCACTCATGGAGAAATTACTCTTAATCCAAATAGTAATAAGAAAAAACTAGAAATACATAATCAAACTTCTGTAGGAGTAGCTTTAAAGGAGATTTGA
- a CDS encoding methyl-accepting chemotaxis protein — MFCSWEKKEIKRLEEELNSLKQKYQNLQKAYDACEKEKESLKEKLSEFSQKNLELSKEIEKLKKEKEVLDNDVYMYQQILDSLMEEAIFIATPDFKPGRAGNEIIYANRKAFEIANKWRDAFISEFGIDPDKLIGASIHLFHKDPERVKELLKATKPGEHKKNADIPVGPYIMASYRHAIANKDGSIRCYIATWKDATPEREIEKQLEKAQKMFLSNLKATKQSLVNNLATIVAVSVAIKELQETLKLSENQINSTQEIESAVNKLVEVSDKLLENYQFVLEELGIAEKKTLESIEQMQYIKDITRDMEDVVKALQAQTEQIDRVVEVITSITEQTNLLALNAAIEAARAGEAGRGFAVVADEVRKLAERTNKSATEIREVVKNMREQMNKTAEITDKSVRAVDDGMNIFKENKEIYNKLKGASEEVLGVINKLTDFVNTQKINIGDIVKNIQKSNEYINSIKEQASKIIKVAEKTDTSLHKIWETFSLVDTGDAAILLDRLAELGKFTAKINEIIKGKLVDDINPDISIIAEVDNLIRILGPQDKEISRIIRKYPEIERYFNSLEERLFDIKLLLKELFLAISSDDIKEIIEKEGEITSITNEISSQLIEAISIVLLTLKQERK, encoded by the coding sequence ATGTTTTGCTCATGGGAAAAAAAGGAAATAAAAAGACTTGAAGAAGAGTTAAACTCTTTAAAACAAAAATATCAAAACCTTCAAAAAGCATACGACGCATGTGAAAAAGAAAAAGAATCCTTAAAGGAAAAACTTTCAGAGTTTTCTCAAAAAAATCTCGAACTTTCTAAAGAAATAGAAAAACTAAAAAAAGAAAAAGAAGTACTTGATAACGACGTTTATATGTACCAGCAAATCTTAGATTCTCTTATGGAAGAAGCTATTTTCATTGCCACTCCTGACTTTAAACCGGGAAGGGCAGGAAATGAGATTATTTATGCAAATAGAAAGGCTTTTGAGATTGCTAATAAGTGGAGAGATGCCTTTATCTCTGAATTTGGGATAGATCCAGATAAGTTAATAGGTGCAAGTATTCACCTCTTTCATAAAGATCCAGAAAGGGTTAAAGAGCTCCTTAAAGCTACAAAGCCAGGAGAACACAAGAAAAATGCTGATATTCCTGTAGGTCCTTATATCATGGCATCTTATAGACATGCTATTGCAAACAAAGATGGATCTATCAGATGTTACATAGCTACCTGGAAGGATGCTACCCCTGAAAGAGAAATTGAAAAGCAACTTGAAAAAGCCCAGAAAATGTTCCTTTCAAATCTAAAAGCAACCAAGCAGTCTCTTGTGAACAACCTTGCGACCATTGTTGCAGTTTCCGTTGCTATTAAAGAACTACAAGAAACATTGAAGCTTTCAGAAAACCAGATAAATTCTACGCAAGAAATAGAAAGTGCTGTTAACAAACTTGTAGAAGTATCAGATAAGCTTCTTGAAAATTATCAGTTTGTTTTAGAAGAACTTGGCATTGCCGAGAAGAAAACTCTAGAGTCAATTGAACAGATGCAGTACATCAAAGATATTACTCGAGACATGGAAGATGTTGTAAAAGCTCTCCAGGCTCAGACTGAACAAATTGATAGAGTTGTTGAAGTAATCACATCAATTACAGAACAGACAAATCTTCTTGCTCTAAATGCAGCAATCGAAGCAGCAAGAGCTGGAGAAGCAGGTAGAGGATTTGCTGTTGTGGCTGATGAAGTTAGAAAGCTTGCAGAAAGAACAAATAAGTCTGCTACAGAAATCAGAGAAGTTGTTAAGAATATGAGAGAACAGATGAACAAAACAGCAGAGATTACAGATAAGAGCGTTAGAGCTGTTGATGATGGAATGAACATATTCAAGGAAAACAAAGAGATTTACAATAAGTTGAAAGGAGCATCCGAAGAAGTTCTGGGAGTTATCAATAAGTTAACGGATTTTGTTAATACTCAAAAGATCAACATAGGAGATATTGTTAAGAACATTCAGAAGTCTAACGAGTATATCAACTCTATTAAGGAACAAGCTAGCAAGATCATCAAAGTTGCTGAGAAAACAGACACAAGTCTTCACAAGATCTGGGAGACATTCTCTCTTGTTGATACTGGCGATGCAGCGATACTCCTTGATAGGCTTGCTGAACTTGGAAAGTTCACCGCAAAAATAAATGAGATTATAAAAGGAAAATTGGTTGATGATATCAATCCTGATATTTCTATTATTGCAGAAGTTGATAATCTAATTAGAATACTTGGTCCACAAGATAAAGAGATTTCTAGAATAATCAGAAAATATCCTGAGATCGAAAGATACTTTAACTCCTTGGAAGAACGTCTTTTCGACATTAAGCTTTTACTAAAGGAACTTTTCTTAGCTATCAGTTCAGATGATATTAAAGAAATCATTGAAAAAGAAGGAGAGATTACTTCTATTACAAACGAAATAAGCAGTCAGCTCATAGAAGCAATATCTATTGTCCTTCTAACCTTAAAACAGGAAAGGAAATAA
- a CDS encoding methyl-accepting chemotaxis protein, with amino-acid sequence MRGRSGLDSLIEALSGIERCHLSQKRMAETIESLVKEIEKVFLKNNSVIAKDVESLKKISDDLKLFLEDFIPLMRELVKVSVDFKHLYESLDAMRKSLEDIEKIASHTELIAINASIEAARAGEAGRNFAVVANEIRTMARDTFKSVGEVKEIEKEIDEKISRLRNSIDTIDKIKEDVDKLVSGINSIVSISDELDLIYRQQSRVINDIKGLSGISAGIKKISKILFSVKKNIVTSIREFLSK; translated from the coding sequence GTGCGGGGTAGATCTGGTTTAGATTCATTAATAGAGGCTCTTTCAGGTATAGAAAGATGTCATTTATCTCAAAAGAGGATGGCAGAAACTATTGAATCCTTGGTTAAGGAAATAGAGAAAGTATTTTTAAAGAATAATAGTGTAATAGCTAAAGATGTTGAGTCTCTTAAGAAAATTTCAGATGATCTAAAACTGTTTCTTGAAGATTTTATTCCTCTTATGAGAGAACTTGTAAAGGTTTCAGTTGATTTTAAGCATCTTTATGAGAGTTTAGATGCTATGAGAAAATCTTTAGAAGATATTGAGAAAATAGCATCTCATACTGAGCTTATAGCTATTAATGCTTCTATTGAAGCTGCCAGAGCAGGAGAAGCAGGAAGAAACTTTGCTGTTGTTGCTAATGAAATAAGAACAATGGCACGAGATACATTTAAATCTGTTGGAGAAGTAAAAGAAATAGAAAAGGAAATAGATGAGAAAATTAGTAGGCTAAGAAATAGTATAGATACTATTGACAAAATAAAAGAAGATGTAGATAAATTGGTTTCAGGAATAAATAGTATAGTTAGTATTTCTGATGAACTAGATCTTATTTATCGTCAACAATCCCGTGTTATTAATGATATAAAAGGGCTTTCAGGAATATCTGCTGGAATAAAAAAAATATCAAAGATACTTTTTAGTGTTAAAAAAAATATTGTTACTTCTATTAGAGAGTTCCTTTCTAAGTAG
- a CDS encoding carbohydrate kinase family protein codes for MGDVLAFGSIVIDNVLVAEKFASINETVLAKKYRYTYGGAGANVAVAVARLGVKSGIFAVSGYDFEKLNYEKALKEQGVDIRGIIKTKTFPMARSFIISKEKSNDQIIYYYENKKETANLLFKNEKLALSLIKKYKIVHFSTGHFEFYYHLLKNNNFKTLISFDPGQETFSYSYRVVRLLKYANLLFMNNHEAKRIKEILKIKSIREIKGPKLICISLGAHGAVVIYRGKLFRIPPVRPIRLVDPTGAGDSHRAGFLVALLKGYDVLTAGKIASTVASFTIEAEGAQTSLPTWNEVVKRYEHFFKEKFPKPKRNWEEIKAKLL; via the coding sequence GTGGGGGATGTATTAGCTTTTGGAAGCATTGTTATAGATAATGTTCTTGTTGCTGAGAAGTTTGCTTCTATTAACGAAACTGTTTTAGCGAAAAAGTATAGATATACTTATGGGGGTGCTGGAGCAAATGTAGCTGTTGCAGTTGCAAGACTTGGTGTAAAAAGCGGTATCTTTGCTGTTTCTGGTTATGATTTTGAAAAATTAAACTACGAAAAAGCTTTAAAGGAACAAGGAGTAGATATAAGAGGAATTATAAAAACAAAAACATTTCCAATGGCAAGGAGTTTTATAATTAGTAAAGAAAAAAGCAACGATCAAATAATTTATTACTATGAAAATAAAAAGGAAACGGCAAACCTTCTATTTAAAAATGAAAAACTTGCCTTGAGTTTAATAAAAAAGTACAAAATAGTTCATTTTTCAACTGGTCACTTTGAATTTTATTATCACTTACTAAAAAATAACAATTTTAAAACCCTAATAAGTTTTGATCCAGGACAGGAAACTTTTTCTTATTCTTACAGAGTAGTTAGACTTTTAAAGTATGCCAATCTTCTTTTTATGAATAATCATGAGGCTAAAAGAATAAAAGAAATCTTAAAAATAAAAAGTATAAGGGAAATAAAAGGTCCAAAACTCATTTGTATTTCTCTTGGAGCTCACGGTGCAGTAGTTATCTATAGAGGAAAGCTTTTCCGTATTCCTCCTGTTAGACCCATTCGGCTTGTTGATCCGACGGGAGCAGGAGATTCTCATAGAGCAGGTTTTTTAGTTGCTCTTTTGAAAGGTTACGACGTGCTTACGGCAGGGAAAATTGCTTCAACTGTAGCTTCTTTTACGATAGAAGCAGAAGGAGCACAAACAAGTCTTCCAACATGGAATGAAGTTGTAAAGAGATATGAGCACTTCTTTAAAGAAAAGTTTCCAAAACCAAAAAGAAATTGGGAAGAAATAAAGGCAAAATTGTTATAA
- a CDS encoding response regulator — protein sequence MAMPDQNINILTVDDMAAMRKILKTLLAQLGYKNVDEAEDGKQALEILKKNPNKYGLVITDWNMPNMTGIELVQEIRKDPELKNIPILMVTAEAKKENVLMAIKAGVNNYIVKPFTAETLKEKIEKIFSSLNK from the coding sequence ATGGCTATGCCTGATCAAAATATAAACATTCTTACAGTAGACGATATGGCTGCTATGAGAAAGATATTAAAAACACTTCTTGCACAACTTGGTTATAAAAATGTTGATGAAGCAGAAGACGGAAAACAGGCTCTTGAAATTCTAAAGAAAAACCCTAATAAATATGGTCTTGTTATTACCGATTGGAACATGCCTAATATGACAGGAATAGAGCTCGTTCAGGAAATTAGAAAAGATCCTGAACTTAAAAATATTCCAATTCTCATGGTTACAGCAGAAGCAAAGAAAGAAAATGTACTAATGGCCATAAAAGCAGGTGTTAACAACTACATAGTTAAACCTTTTACGGCTGAAACACTTAAGGAAAAAATAGAAAAAATTTTCTCTTCTCTAAACAAATAA